One region of Emys orbicularis isolate rEmyOrb1 chromosome 4, rEmyOrb1.hap1, whole genome shotgun sequence genomic DNA includes:
- the PSMD13 gene encoding 26S proteasome non-ATPase regulatory subunit 13, with protein MKDVPGFLQQSQSSGPGQAAVWHRLEELYTKKLWHQLTLQVLDFVQDPCFAKGDGLIKLYENFISEFEHRVNPLSLVEIILHVVRQMTDPNVALTFLEKTREKVKSSDEAVILCKTAIGALKLNIGDLQVTKETIEDVEEMLNNLPGVTSVHSRFYDLSSKYYQTIGNHASYYKDALRFLGCIDVKDLPVSEQQERAFTLGLAGLLGEGVYNFGELLMHPVLESLRNTDRQWLIDTLYAFNSGNVEKFQALKTAWGQQPDLAANEALLLKKIQLLCLMEMTFTRPANHRQLTFEEIAKSAKVTVNEVELLVMKALSVGLVKGSIDEVDKKVHMTWVQPRVLDLQQIKGMKDRLEFWCTDVRSMEMLVEHQAHDILT; from the exons actCTGGCACCAGCTGACTCTGCAGGTGTTGGACTTTGTGCAGGACCCCTGCTTTGCTAAAGGAGATGGCCTCATCAAG CTTTATGAGAACTTCATCAGTGAGTTTGAACACAG GGTGAACCCTTTGTCCTTGGTAGAGATCATTCTTCATGTAGTTAGACAGATGACAG ATCCCAATGTGGCCCTTACTTTCCTGGAAAAGACTCGAGAAAAG GTGAAAAGCAGTGATGAGGCTGTGATTTTATGTAAAACAGCCATTGGGGCTCTGAAGTTAAACATTGGCGACCTACAGGTCACAAAG GAGACCATAGAGGATGTTGAGGAGATGCTGAACAATCTCCCTGGGGTGACATCTGTTCACAGCCGTTTCTACGATCTTTCCAGCAAGTACTACCAGACAATTGGGAATCATGCCTCTTACTATAAGGATGCACTGCGGTTCCTGGGCTGTATTGATGTCAAGGATCTGCCAG tgtcagagcagcaggagagagCCTTTACCTTGGGGCTGGCAGGACTCCTAGGAGAAGGAGTTTATAACTTTGGGGAGCTG CTCATGCACCCTGTGCTGGAGTCCTTGAGAAACACTGACAGACAGTGGCTGATTGACACACTTTATGCCTTCAATAGTGGTAATGTAGAGAAATTCCAGGCTCTGAAGACTGCCTGGGGTCAGCAG CCAGACCTGGCTGCAAATGAAGCTCTTCTCCTGAAGAAGATCCAGCTGCTGTGCCTCATGGAG ATGACTTTCACCCGACCAGCCAATCACAGACAGCTCACTTTTGAAGAGATTGCTAAAAGTGCCAAAGTCACCGTGAATGAG GTGGAACTGCTGGTGATGAAGGCTCTCTCAGTAGGGTTAGTAAAGGGCAGTATTGATGAAGTGGATAAGAAAGTGCACATGACCTGGGTCCAACCACGTGTGCTGGATTTACAGCAG ATCAAGGGGATGAAGGACCGTCTGGAGTTCTGGTGCACAGATGTGAGGAGCATGGAAATGCTGGTGGAGCACCAAGCCCACGATATCCTAACATAG